The following coding sequences are from one Musa acuminata AAA Group cultivar baxijiao chromosome BXJ1-6, Cavendish_Baxijiao_AAA, whole genome shotgun sequence window:
- the LOC135583719 gene encoding protein IQ-domain 26-like, with amino-acid sequence MGRATRWLRRLWSGKKENKEVKDCSGYGGGEDRREKKRWSFTKPARDTGDVLLGQNATTAAAVEAALFRSFYSESEKEQSKHAIAVAAATAAAADAAVAAAQAAVAVVRLTSQGRGAISGGSLERRAAVKIQTAFRGYLAKKALRALKALVKLQALVRGYLVRKQATATLHSMQALIRAQATVRAQRARNLVRNEKRFQPEIRHRRSLERFDESCRSENLSSFHSRRLSASLDSASNGFDRSPKIVEIDTCRPKSSRSSRRANPSVLDPADDFHSSSISSPLPCQIPARISIPDCRNFQDYDWCLAGDKCRLSATAQSTPRYMNSISNLPVTPAKSMCGADSALRRFTNVPNCPNYMSNTRSFEAKSRSQSAPKQRPELAGTRKRLPLSEVMLESRASLSGVGMQRSCSRVQEAFNFKSAVVGRLDRCSEPRKEAEREFYWHRNS; translated from the exons ATGGGTCGGGCGACGCGGTGGCTGCGGAGACTCTGGAGtgggaagaaggagaacaaggaggTCAAGGACTGCTCCGGCTACGGTGGCGGTGAGGAcaggagggagaagaaaaggtggAGCTTCACGAAACCGGCCAGGGACACAGGCGACGTGCTGTTGGGTCAAAACGCCACGACGGCCGCCGCGGTGGAGGCGGCGTTGTTTAGGTCCTTCTACTCGGAGAGTGAGAAGGAGCAGAGCAAGCACGCCATTGCGGTGGCCGCGGCCACTGCTGCGGCTGCGGATGCGGCAGTGGCGGCCGCACAAGCTGCCGTCGCGGTTGTCCGGCTTACGAGCCAGGGGAGGGGCGCCATCTCCGGCGGCAGCCTCGAGCGTCGAGCTGCGGTGAAGATCCAGACGGCATTCAGGGGATACTTG GCAAAGAAAGCTCTCAGAGCTCTGAAAGCATTGGTTAAGCTACAAGCCCTCGTCAGAGGCTATCTCGTGCGCAAGCAAGCGACCGCCACTCTTCATAGCATGCAGGCTCTCATCAGAGCTCAGGCCACTGTCCGAGCGCAGAGAGCTCGAAATCTTGTTCGGAATGAGAAAAGGTTTCAGCCGGAAATCCGCCACCGGCGATCTTTG GAAAGGTTCGACGAGTCCTGCCGAAGCGAGAACTTGTCGTCGTTCCATAGTAGAAGGCTTTCCGCGAGCCTTGACAGTGCTTCCAATGGCTTTGATAGGAGCCCGAAGATTGTGGAGATAGACACCTGCCGCCCGAAGTCGTCGAGATCTTCCCGACGAGCCAATCCGTCTGTTCTCGACCCCGCCGATGACTTCCACTCGAGTTCCATCTCTTCCCCGCTCCCGTGCCAGATTCCAGCCAGGATCTCCATCCCCGACTGCCGGAACTTCCAAGACTACGACTGGTGCCTCGCAGGCGACAAGTGCCGGCTATCCGCGACAGCGCAGAGCACTCCCCGCTACATGAACTCAATTAGCAATCTGCCCGTCACTCCGGCCAAGAGCATGTGCGGCGCAGACTCCGCTCTCCGCCGCTTCACGAACGTTCCAAACTGCCCCAACTACATGTCAAACACGCGGTCCTTCGAGGCGAAGTCGAGGTCCCAGAGCGCCCCGAAGCAGCGGCCGGAGCTGGCGGGGACGAGAAAGAGGCTGCCTTTGAGTGAGGTAATGCTCGAATCCCGGGCTAGTCTAAGCGGAGTCGGAATGCAGAGGTCCTGCTCTCGCGTCCAAGAGGCCTTCAACTTCAAGAGCGCCGTCGTTGGGAGGCTCGATAGGTGCTCGGAGCCGCGGAAGGAGGCAGAGAGGGAGTTCTACTGGCACAGGAACTCGTAA
- the LOC103987841 gene encoding nuclear poly(A) polymerase 4-like isoform X2, translated as MGSPSPPAPRQYGITKPISTAGPTEADLKRTTELEKFLVDAGLYESEEEALKRENVLGELGKIVKSWVKQLTRQRGYSDQMVEDASAVIFTFGSYRLGVHGPGADIDTLCVGPSYVSREEDFFITLHDILAEIDEVSELQPVPDAHVPVMKFKFDGISIDLLYASISQLVVPEDLDISHVSVLYNVDEATVRSLNGCRVADQIIRLVPNIENFRTTLRCLKLWAKKRGVYSNVIGFLGGVNWAILVACVCQLYPNAVPSTLVSRFFRVYTQWRWPNPVRLCDIEEAELGFPVWDSRKNPRDRTHHMPIITPAYPCMNSSYNVSTSTLRVMTEQFQIGNNICEDIELNKTGWGALFEPYPFFETYKNYLQVDIVAADAEDLRSWKGWVESRLRQLTLKIERDTCGILQCHPYPNEYVDPFKQFSHCVFFMGLQRTQGMKIQEGQRFDIRGTVEEFKGDVESYLFWKPGMEIHVTHVRRKQIPSYVFPEGYKRPRPSRPVCQQLTDKTSGEDIREHCGGSLERNCKRKIDVDCLDDKPNKPEKHTLISPNQENISISDQQDQAGINNDQKDGKEKERHCKRKIDCLGSKPNKPEKHALVNASQQKISTPDQQDQAGIDEKQKESEKDNQVFKRVDDDSISPSRQPQLFSSVTSSISVRSTADVGVETSSGSDARQLANETLYLECGGDSAGDLFCNSESIEEVVLQQFAGSTSSSVGDSQELLQGTSTGMDKLEDGSTQNAKHRTWSGP; from the exons ATGGGTAGCCCGTCTCCACCTGCTCCGAGGCAGTACGGTATAACAAAGCCAATCTCGACTGCTGGACCCACTGAGGCTGATCTCAAGAGGACAACTGAACTTGAAAAG TTCTTGGTTGATGCTGGACTCTATGAGAGCGAGGAGGAAGCTCTCAAGAGAGAGAACGTTTTAGGAGAACTAGGCAAg ATTGTCAAAAGCTGGGTGAAACAGTTAACTCGGCAGAGGGGTTACTCTGATCAAATGGTTGAAGATGCAAGTGCAGTAATTTTCACATTTGGATCTTATCGCTTGGGG GTTCATGGACCGGGGGCTGACATTGATACTTTGTGTGTTGGACCTTCCTATGTTAGCCGAGAG GAGGACTTTTTCATTACTTTGCATGATATTTTGGCTGAAATTGACGAAGTTTCTGAACTTCAGCCAGTGCCTGATGCCCATGTTCCTGTTATGAAATTTAAATTTGATGGAATATCTATCGATCTTCTTTATGCCAGTATATCACAACTAGTTGTTCCTGAG GATTTGGACATCTCCCATGTATCTGTGCTTTACAATGTTGATGAGGCAACTGTTAGAAGTCTTAATGGCTGCAGAGTAGCGGACCAAATTATACGGCTGGTGCCAAATATTGAG AATTTTCGAACAACTCTCAGATGCTTGAAGCTCTGGGCTAAGAAGCGTGGAGTTTATTCAAAT GTGATTGGATTTCTTGGGGGTGTCAATTGGGCTATATTGGTTGCTTGTGTCTGCCAGCTTTATCCTAATGCTGTGCCAAGTACGCTAGTATCACGATTTTTCAGAGTTTATACCCAGTGGCGCTGGCCAAATCCAGTAAGGTTGTGTGATATTGAGGAAGCTGAACTTGGGTTCCCTGTGTGGGATAGCCGTAAGAACCCACGAGATCGAACTCACCATATGCCTATTATTACTCCTGCATATCCATGCATGAACTCTAGCTATAATGTATCAACAAGCACACTAAGGGTTATGACGGAACAATTTCAAATTGGCAACAATATCTGTGAG GATATTGAGTTGAACAAGACTGGTTGGGGTGCTCTGTTTGAGCCTTACCCTTTCTTTGAGACATATAAAAACTATCTCCAGGTTGACATTGTTGCTGCTGATGCCGAGGATCTAAGGTCATGGAAGGGATGGGTGGAATCTCGTCTGAGGCAGTTGACTCTGAAG ATTGAGAGGGACACATGCGGCATACTGCAGTGCCATCCATATCCCAATGAGTATGTAGATCCTTTTAAACAGTTTTCACATTGTGTTTTCTTTATGGGCTTGCAAAGGACACAGGGGATGAAGATACAAGAAGGTCAGCGATTTGACATACGCGGAACTGTCGAAGAGTTCAAGGGTGATGTGGAGTCGTACTTGTTCTGGAAACCTGGAATGGAAATTCACGTTACTCATGTTCGCAGAAAGCAAATACCCTCTTATGTGTTTCCAGAAGGATATAAGAGACCTCGTCCATCGAGGCCCGTCTGCCAGCAGCTGACTGACAAAACTTCTGGTGAAGATATTCGGGAGCACTGTGGAGGATCCTTGGAGCGAAACTGTAAGAGGAAAATTGATGTTGATTGCTTGGATGATAAACCGAATAAACCTGAGAAACATACATTAATCAGTCCAAATCAGGAGAATATATCAATTTCTGATCAACAAGATCAAGCTGGTATAAATAATGATCAGAAagatgggaaagaaaaagaacgtCATTGTAAGAGGAAAATTGATTGCTTGGGTTCTAAACCAAATAAACCTGAAAAACATGCATTAGTCAATGCAAGTCAGCAGAAAATCTCAACTCCTGATCAACAAGATCAAGCAGGTATAGATGAGAAACAGAAAGAGTCGGAaaaagataaccaagtctttaagcGAGTCGACGATGATTCTATTAGCCCAAGCAGACAGCCACAGTTGTTCTCTTCTGTCACCAGTAGCATATCAG TTAGGAGTACCGCAGATGTTGGTGTTGAAACATCTAGTGGAAGTGATGCTAGGCAGTTGGCAAATGAGACATTATATCTGGAGTGTGGTGGGGATTCAGCGGGAGACCTGTTCTGCAATTCAGAGTCCATCGAGGAGGTGGTTCTGCAGCAGTTTGCCGGCAGTACAAGTTCCAGTGTGGGTGACAGTCAAGAACTATTGCAGGGGACTAGCACAGGGATGGATAAATTGGAGGATGGATCAACACAAAATG CCAAACATCGCACTTGGAGTGGCCCTTGA
- the LOC103987841 gene encoding nuclear poly(A) polymerase 4-like isoform X1: protein MGSPSPPAPRQYGITKPISTAGPTEADLKRTTELEKFLVDAGLYESEEEALKRENVLGELGKIVKSWVKQLTRQRGYSDQMVEDASAVIFTFGSYRLGVHGPGADIDTLCVGPSYVSREEDFFITLHDILAEIDEVSELQPVPDAHVPVMKFKFDGISIDLLYASISQLVVPEDLDISHVSVLYNVDEATVRSLNGCRVADQIIRLVPNIENFRTTLRCLKLWAKKRGVYSNVIGFLGGVNWAILVACVCQLYPNAVPSTLVSRFFRVYTQWRWPNPVRLCDIEEAELGFPVWDSRKNPRDRTHHMPIITPAYPCMNSSYNVSTSTLRVMTEQFQIGNNICEDIELNKTGWGALFEPYPFFETYKNYLQVDIVAADAEDLRSWKGWVESRLRQLTLKIERDTCGILQCHPYPNEYVDPFKQFSHCVFFMGLQRTQGMKIQEGQRFDIRGTVEEFKGDVESYLFWKPGMEIHVTHVRRKQIPSYVFPEGYKRPRPSRPVCQQLTDKTSGEDIREHCGGSLERNCKRKIDVDCLDDKPNKPEKHTLISPNQENISISDQQDQAGINNDQKDGKEKERHCKRKIDCLGSKPNKPEKHALVNASQQKISTPDQQDQAGIDEKQKESEKDNQVFKRVDDDSISPSRQPQLFSSVTSSISVRSTADVGVETSSGSDARQLANETLYLECGGDSAGDLFCNSESIEEVVLQQFAGSTSSSVGDSQELLQGTSTGMDKLEDGSTQNGVVDELEPNIALGVALEARGGVSADAAQNPSQRHVSVNSFYLGEL, encoded by the exons ATGGGTAGCCCGTCTCCACCTGCTCCGAGGCAGTACGGTATAACAAAGCCAATCTCGACTGCTGGACCCACTGAGGCTGATCTCAAGAGGACAACTGAACTTGAAAAG TTCTTGGTTGATGCTGGACTCTATGAGAGCGAGGAGGAAGCTCTCAAGAGAGAGAACGTTTTAGGAGAACTAGGCAAg ATTGTCAAAAGCTGGGTGAAACAGTTAACTCGGCAGAGGGGTTACTCTGATCAAATGGTTGAAGATGCAAGTGCAGTAATTTTCACATTTGGATCTTATCGCTTGGGG GTTCATGGACCGGGGGCTGACATTGATACTTTGTGTGTTGGACCTTCCTATGTTAGCCGAGAG GAGGACTTTTTCATTACTTTGCATGATATTTTGGCTGAAATTGACGAAGTTTCTGAACTTCAGCCAGTGCCTGATGCCCATGTTCCTGTTATGAAATTTAAATTTGATGGAATATCTATCGATCTTCTTTATGCCAGTATATCACAACTAGTTGTTCCTGAG GATTTGGACATCTCCCATGTATCTGTGCTTTACAATGTTGATGAGGCAACTGTTAGAAGTCTTAATGGCTGCAGAGTAGCGGACCAAATTATACGGCTGGTGCCAAATATTGAG AATTTTCGAACAACTCTCAGATGCTTGAAGCTCTGGGCTAAGAAGCGTGGAGTTTATTCAAAT GTGATTGGATTTCTTGGGGGTGTCAATTGGGCTATATTGGTTGCTTGTGTCTGCCAGCTTTATCCTAATGCTGTGCCAAGTACGCTAGTATCACGATTTTTCAGAGTTTATACCCAGTGGCGCTGGCCAAATCCAGTAAGGTTGTGTGATATTGAGGAAGCTGAACTTGGGTTCCCTGTGTGGGATAGCCGTAAGAACCCACGAGATCGAACTCACCATATGCCTATTATTACTCCTGCATATCCATGCATGAACTCTAGCTATAATGTATCAACAAGCACACTAAGGGTTATGACGGAACAATTTCAAATTGGCAACAATATCTGTGAG GATATTGAGTTGAACAAGACTGGTTGGGGTGCTCTGTTTGAGCCTTACCCTTTCTTTGAGACATATAAAAACTATCTCCAGGTTGACATTGTTGCTGCTGATGCCGAGGATCTAAGGTCATGGAAGGGATGGGTGGAATCTCGTCTGAGGCAGTTGACTCTGAAG ATTGAGAGGGACACATGCGGCATACTGCAGTGCCATCCATATCCCAATGAGTATGTAGATCCTTTTAAACAGTTTTCACATTGTGTTTTCTTTATGGGCTTGCAAAGGACACAGGGGATGAAGATACAAGAAGGTCAGCGATTTGACATACGCGGAACTGTCGAAGAGTTCAAGGGTGATGTGGAGTCGTACTTGTTCTGGAAACCTGGAATGGAAATTCACGTTACTCATGTTCGCAGAAAGCAAATACCCTCTTATGTGTTTCCAGAAGGATATAAGAGACCTCGTCCATCGAGGCCCGTCTGCCAGCAGCTGACTGACAAAACTTCTGGTGAAGATATTCGGGAGCACTGTGGAGGATCCTTGGAGCGAAACTGTAAGAGGAAAATTGATGTTGATTGCTTGGATGATAAACCGAATAAACCTGAGAAACATACATTAATCAGTCCAAATCAGGAGAATATATCAATTTCTGATCAACAAGATCAAGCTGGTATAAATAATGATCAGAAagatgggaaagaaaaagaacgtCATTGTAAGAGGAAAATTGATTGCTTGGGTTCTAAACCAAATAAACCTGAAAAACATGCATTAGTCAATGCAAGTCAGCAGAAAATCTCAACTCCTGATCAACAAGATCAAGCAGGTATAGATGAGAAACAGAAAGAGTCGGAaaaagataaccaagtctttaagcGAGTCGACGATGATTCTATTAGCCCAAGCAGACAGCCACAGTTGTTCTCTTCTGTCACCAGTAGCATATCAG TTAGGAGTACCGCAGATGTTGGTGTTGAAACATCTAGTGGAAGTGATGCTAGGCAGTTGGCAAATGAGACATTATATCTGGAGTGTGGTGGGGATTCAGCGGGAGACCTGTTCTGCAATTCAGAGTCCATCGAGGAGGTGGTTCTGCAGCAGTTTGCCGGCAGTACAAGTTCCAGTGTGGGTGACAGTCAAGAACTATTGCAGGGGACTAGCACAGGGATGGATAAATTGGAGGATGGATCAACACAAAATGGTGTGGTAGATGAATTGGAG CCAAACATCGCACTTGGAGTGGCCCTTGAAGCTCGTGGAGGGGTGTCAGCTGATGCTGCTCAAAACCCTTCACAAAGGCATGTTTCTGTGAACTCGTTTTACCTTGGGGAACTCTAA
- the LOC103987841 gene encoding nuclear poly(A) polymerase 4-like isoform X3, producing MGSPSPPAPRQYGITKPISTAGPTEADLKRTTELEKFLVDAGLYESEEEALKRENVLGELGKIVKSWVKQLTRQRGYSDQMVEDASAVIFTFGSYRLGVHGPGADIDTLCVGPSYVSREDLDISHVSVLYNVDEATVRSLNGCRVADQIIRLVPNIENFRTTLRCLKLWAKKRGVYSNVIGFLGGVNWAILVACVCQLYPNAVPSTLVSRFFRVYTQWRWPNPVRLCDIEEAELGFPVWDSRKNPRDRTHHMPIITPAYPCMNSSYNVSTSTLRVMTEQFQIGNNICEDIELNKTGWGALFEPYPFFETYKNYLQVDIVAADAEDLRSWKGWVESRLRQLTLKIERDTCGILQCHPYPNEYVDPFKQFSHCVFFMGLQRTQGMKIQEGQRFDIRGTVEEFKGDVESYLFWKPGMEIHVTHVRRKQIPSYVFPEGYKRPRPSRPVCQQLTDKTSGEDIREHCGGSLERNCKRKIDVDCLDDKPNKPEKHTLISPNQENISISDQQDQAGINNDQKDGKEKERHCKRKIDCLGSKPNKPEKHALVNASQQKISTPDQQDQAGIDEKQKESEKDNQVFKRVDDDSISPSRQPQLFSSVTSSISVRSTADVGVETSSGSDARQLANETLYLECGGDSAGDLFCNSESIEEVVLQQFAGSTSSSVGDSQELLQGTSTGMDKLEDGSTQNGVVDELEPNIALGVALEARGGVSADAAQNPSQRHVSVNSFYLGEL from the exons ATGGGTAGCCCGTCTCCACCTGCTCCGAGGCAGTACGGTATAACAAAGCCAATCTCGACTGCTGGACCCACTGAGGCTGATCTCAAGAGGACAACTGAACTTGAAAAG TTCTTGGTTGATGCTGGACTCTATGAGAGCGAGGAGGAAGCTCTCAAGAGAGAGAACGTTTTAGGAGAACTAGGCAAg ATTGTCAAAAGCTGGGTGAAACAGTTAACTCGGCAGAGGGGTTACTCTGATCAAATGGTTGAAGATGCAAGTGCAGTAATTTTCACATTTGGATCTTATCGCTTGGGG GTTCATGGACCGGGGGCTGACATTGATACTTTGTGTGTTGGACCTTCCTATGTTAGCCGAGAG GATTTGGACATCTCCCATGTATCTGTGCTTTACAATGTTGATGAGGCAACTGTTAGAAGTCTTAATGGCTGCAGAGTAGCGGACCAAATTATACGGCTGGTGCCAAATATTGAG AATTTTCGAACAACTCTCAGATGCTTGAAGCTCTGGGCTAAGAAGCGTGGAGTTTATTCAAAT GTGATTGGATTTCTTGGGGGTGTCAATTGGGCTATATTGGTTGCTTGTGTCTGCCAGCTTTATCCTAATGCTGTGCCAAGTACGCTAGTATCACGATTTTTCAGAGTTTATACCCAGTGGCGCTGGCCAAATCCAGTAAGGTTGTGTGATATTGAGGAAGCTGAACTTGGGTTCCCTGTGTGGGATAGCCGTAAGAACCCACGAGATCGAACTCACCATATGCCTATTATTACTCCTGCATATCCATGCATGAACTCTAGCTATAATGTATCAACAAGCACACTAAGGGTTATGACGGAACAATTTCAAATTGGCAACAATATCTGTGAG GATATTGAGTTGAACAAGACTGGTTGGGGTGCTCTGTTTGAGCCTTACCCTTTCTTTGAGACATATAAAAACTATCTCCAGGTTGACATTGTTGCTGCTGATGCCGAGGATCTAAGGTCATGGAAGGGATGGGTGGAATCTCGTCTGAGGCAGTTGACTCTGAAG ATTGAGAGGGACACATGCGGCATACTGCAGTGCCATCCATATCCCAATGAGTATGTAGATCCTTTTAAACAGTTTTCACATTGTGTTTTCTTTATGGGCTTGCAAAGGACACAGGGGATGAAGATACAAGAAGGTCAGCGATTTGACATACGCGGAACTGTCGAAGAGTTCAAGGGTGATGTGGAGTCGTACTTGTTCTGGAAACCTGGAATGGAAATTCACGTTACTCATGTTCGCAGAAAGCAAATACCCTCTTATGTGTTTCCAGAAGGATATAAGAGACCTCGTCCATCGAGGCCCGTCTGCCAGCAGCTGACTGACAAAACTTCTGGTGAAGATATTCGGGAGCACTGTGGAGGATCCTTGGAGCGAAACTGTAAGAGGAAAATTGATGTTGATTGCTTGGATGATAAACCGAATAAACCTGAGAAACATACATTAATCAGTCCAAATCAGGAGAATATATCAATTTCTGATCAACAAGATCAAGCTGGTATAAATAATGATCAGAAagatgggaaagaaaaagaacgtCATTGTAAGAGGAAAATTGATTGCTTGGGTTCTAAACCAAATAAACCTGAAAAACATGCATTAGTCAATGCAAGTCAGCAGAAAATCTCAACTCCTGATCAACAAGATCAAGCAGGTATAGATGAGAAACAGAAAGAGTCGGAaaaagataaccaagtctttaagcGAGTCGACGATGATTCTATTAGCCCAAGCAGACAGCCACAGTTGTTCTCTTCTGTCACCAGTAGCATATCAG TTAGGAGTACCGCAGATGTTGGTGTTGAAACATCTAGTGGAAGTGATGCTAGGCAGTTGGCAAATGAGACATTATATCTGGAGTGTGGTGGGGATTCAGCGGGAGACCTGTTCTGCAATTCAGAGTCCATCGAGGAGGTGGTTCTGCAGCAGTTTGCCGGCAGTACAAGTTCCAGTGTGGGTGACAGTCAAGAACTATTGCAGGGGACTAGCACAGGGATGGATAAATTGGAGGATGGATCAACACAAAATGGTGTGGTAGATGAATTGGAG CCAAACATCGCACTTGGAGTGGCCCTTGAAGCTCGTGGAGGGGTGTCAGCTGATGCTGCTCAAAACCCTTCACAAAGGCATGTTTCTGTGAACTCGTTTTACCTTGGGGAACTCTAA
- the LOC103987841 gene encoding nuclear poly(A) polymerase 4-like isoform X4, translating into MGSPSPPAPRQYGITKPISTAGPTEADLKRTTELEKFLVDAGLYESEEEALKRENVLGELGKIVKSWVKQLTRQRGYSDQMVEDASAVIFTFGSYRLGDLDISHVSVLYNVDEATVRSLNGCRVADQIIRLVPNIENFRTTLRCLKLWAKKRGVYSNVIGFLGGVNWAILVACVCQLYPNAVPSTLVSRFFRVYTQWRWPNPVRLCDIEEAELGFPVWDSRKNPRDRTHHMPIITPAYPCMNSSYNVSTSTLRVMTEQFQIGNNICEDIELNKTGWGALFEPYPFFETYKNYLQVDIVAADAEDLRSWKGWVESRLRQLTLKIERDTCGILQCHPYPNEYVDPFKQFSHCVFFMGLQRTQGMKIQEGQRFDIRGTVEEFKGDVESYLFWKPGMEIHVTHVRRKQIPSYVFPEGYKRPRPSRPVCQQLTDKTSGEDIREHCGGSLERNCKRKIDVDCLDDKPNKPEKHTLISPNQENISISDQQDQAGINNDQKDGKEKERHCKRKIDCLGSKPNKPEKHALVNASQQKISTPDQQDQAGIDEKQKESEKDNQVFKRVDDDSISPSRQPQLFSSVTSSISVRSTADVGVETSSGSDARQLANETLYLECGGDSAGDLFCNSESIEEVVLQQFAGSTSSSVGDSQELLQGTSTGMDKLEDGSTQNGVVDELEPNIALGVALEARGGVSADAAQNPSQRHVSVNSFYLGEL; encoded by the exons ATGGGTAGCCCGTCTCCACCTGCTCCGAGGCAGTACGGTATAACAAAGCCAATCTCGACTGCTGGACCCACTGAGGCTGATCTCAAGAGGACAACTGAACTTGAAAAG TTCTTGGTTGATGCTGGACTCTATGAGAGCGAGGAGGAAGCTCTCAAGAGAGAGAACGTTTTAGGAGAACTAGGCAAg ATTGTCAAAAGCTGGGTGAAACAGTTAACTCGGCAGAGGGGTTACTCTGATCAAATGGTTGAAGATGCAAGTGCAGTAATTTTCACATTTGGATCTTATCGCTTGGGG GATTTGGACATCTCCCATGTATCTGTGCTTTACAATGTTGATGAGGCAACTGTTAGAAGTCTTAATGGCTGCAGAGTAGCGGACCAAATTATACGGCTGGTGCCAAATATTGAG AATTTTCGAACAACTCTCAGATGCTTGAAGCTCTGGGCTAAGAAGCGTGGAGTTTATTCAAAT GTGATTGGATTTCTTGGGGGTGTCAATTGGGCTATATTGGTTGCTTGTGTCTGCCAGCTTTATCCTAATGCTGTGCCAAGTACGCTAGTATCACGATTTTTCAGAGTTTATACCCAGTGGCGCTGGCCAAATCCAGTAAGGTTGTGTGATATTGAGGAAGCTGAACTTGGGTTCCCTGTGTGGGATAGCCGTAAGAACCCACGAGATCGAACTCACCATATGCCTATTATTACTCCTGCATATCCATGCATGAACTCTAGCTATAATGTATCAACAAGCACACTAAGGGTTATGACGGAACAATTTCAAATTGGCAACAATATCTGTGAG GATATTGAGTTGAACAAGACTGGTTGGGGTGCTCTGTTTGAGCCTTACCCTTTCTTTGAGACATATAAAAACTATCTCCAGGTTGACATTGTTGCTGCTGATGCCGAGGATCTAAGGTCATGGAAGGGATGGGTGGAATCTCGTCTGAGGCAGTTGACTCTGAAG ATTGAGAGGGACACATGCGGCATACTGCAGTGCCATCCATATCCCAATGAGTATGTAGATCCTTTTAAACAGTTTTCACATTGTGTTTTCTTTATGGGCTTGCAAAGGACACAGGGGATGAAGATACAAGAAGGTCAGCGATTTGACATACGCGGAACTGTCGAAGAGTTCAAGGGTGATGTGGAGTCGTACTTGTTCTGGAAACCTGGAATGGAAATTCACGTTACTCATGTTCGCAGAAAGCAAATACCCTCTTATGTGTTTCCAGAAGGATATAAGAGACCTCGTCCATCGAGGCCCGTCTGCCAGCAGCTGACTGACAAAACTTCTGGTGAAGATATTCGGGAGCACTGTGGAGGATCCTTGGAGCGAAACTGTAAGAGGAAAATTGATGTTGATTGCTTGGATGATAAACCGAATAAACCTGAGAAACATACATTAATCAGTCCAAATCAGGAGAATATATCAATTTCTGATCAACAAGATCAAGCTGGTATAAATAATGATCAGAAagatgggaaagaaaaagaacgtCATTGTAAGAGGAAAATTGATTGCTTGGGTTCTAAACCAAATAAACCTGAAAAACATGCATTAGTCAATGCAAGTCAGCAGAAAATCTCAACTCCTGATCAACAAGATCAAGCAGGTATAGATGAGAAACAGAAAGAGTCGGAaaaagataaccaagtctttaagcGAGTCGACGATGATTCTATTAGCCCAAGCAGACAGCCACAGTTGTTCTCTTCTGTCACCAGTAGCATATCAG TTAGGAGTACCGCAGATGTTGGTGTTGAAACATCTAGTGGAAGTGATGCTAGGCAGTTGGCAAATGAGACATTATATCTGGAGTGTGGTGGGGATTCAGCGGGAGACCTGTTCTGCAATTCAGAGTCCATCGAGGAGGTGGTTCTGCAGCAGTTTGCCGGCAGTACAAGTTCCAGTGTGGGTGACAGTCAAGAACTATTGCAGGGGACTAGCACAGGGATGGATAAATTGGAGGATGGATCAACACAAAATGGTGTGGTAGATGAATTGGAG CCAAACATCGCACTTGGAGTGGCCCTTGAAGCTCGTGGAGGGGTGTCAGCTGATGCTGCTCAAAACCCTTCACAAAGGCATGTTTCTGTGAACTCGTTTTACCTTGGGGAACTCTAA